The nucleotide sequence caaataatggaaattttcacCAAGTATGGATATGTTAATCacgaaaaatataatagatGTGGATATGGgaattataaaatggaaaaatggaaaaaaatgaggATTTAAATGTTGTAAAGATGGTTTAAAATTAACcaggaaataaaaattataagttAAAGGAAAAGAGAATTTCAGAATGAAAGCGTGCTCTATCAAAAGAGATTGGGATAAGCTCACAGAAGctataatataaatttacaaGATTTCTCAATCCATTGGCGGTTGCAGAAAAATCGAACAGTGAAGTAAGATTATGTTAAAgtgaaagaaatataaatacattagAAGCACCAATGAGGATTGATGGATGTaacttcaaaataatcaaatattttcaaaaactgatttaaacCTTAGTATGCAATTAATACAATTAAAACAAGAAGAACAGACTTTATATAGTATCCTTTGACATACAAAATACATATTCAGCATTAGTTATGACGGTACATGgaatatgaagaatttttttaatattatgtcgatggtatttttatttcttgtaaaataattcaaatcgtTTGAAATATTAGGAGAGAGTATTAAAGGGATTAGATTTAGTGGAATtacaaataaatggaaaatatcctaaaaaagtaGCATATTCAGGCAATTGGTTTGAAAATGGATATCATTAAATATGGAAggccaaaaaaatttgaaatgttttttggaTTATAATCACTTGCCACATGTAGTATTTCGATATTGGCAATGTTGGTGAGTCAATTTAGTTGTTGGACCTTCTGCTTGGTTTTTATTCCAGGACTGTAGATTTGGCAAGTgtactattttgttttaaacagAAGAGAGGTTAATTTTAGTGAATACTCTCTACTGAAACTGATTGTACAACTTTACATGGggctttaattaatatatttgggacatttgaatttattgttagGCATTGTTATTACAGAGTatagaaattgattatttaaaaaaaatataagctgGAAATAATATGAATGAATGATAAAACTGATGGAATATTCTTATTTGAGTGAAAAGAGATCAAGAGCAATTGTCTGAAAAGATCAGTGAAGAACAAGTGCTAGTAAAAGATTTCAATAGAAGAAGGAGAAATAAgattaatgataaatattaaaattcgtTAGATCtccaaatatacaaatagaTTCAATCGTTATATCTTTAAGAGTGttatatcaagaaaattatGTCACATTATAAGTatgtaagaaaaataataaactaatacTAATGAAATAGTAAAgaagtttaattattatttcaatgaagTAGGCAAACCAATTAATTTGATTTAGTCAAATTATGACTTTCAATAATACCATAttccaaaataatgaatttcatatATACGATTGATGGATATACAAGAAAggtattatgaataaaaaataactgaGCACATGGAGAAGATTGGAGTTCAATTCACCACATTCAGCAGTAACCCTGATTCCGATATCTTGTTTACAAAGTACAGATGTGTCAATCACGGTGAAATGAATGGTTTACCAATGTTCATTTATCTGCAAATAAACCTAAATTCGTTGTTTTTTACCTCGTAATACTAGTATGACAAAATAATTGCACAGCGTAGGTGTGTGCTAAAATTCCCAAATATATACCTTTTTCGTATTGAATACAgcgaaaatatcatccacatTCCTTACcctgggaaaatactgaaacttttgactaatttgattttcaaaattactcatGAATAGTTCAGCTATAAACGGTTGTAGGCGATTGGTAGAGGATTTGATCATCAGATTGTTCtcgattattttttaactcaaaGTGATTTCAAACCCGAACCAATAACGCTTGTAATAACATTGATATCGATGACAATAATTAGtaactcaaaatttttgaattcgtTGAATAACTTACCAATGACTAAACTTCCTAAAGCATTCGGTTCTAATGATCCTAATCGTTTCAATTTAATCCAAAGTCAAAATTACGTCGATCCAATGCCAGCTATAGAATATTATTAGTAAAACAAAGCATTTAAAGATTGATATGATAAtgaattttgagatatttgattttcaaaaagaatCAATGAATTTCCTTCCGGATGTAGATGTGTTACTGCAAGCCTACCTCAATTTCCGAAATTCCGCAACAACCATAGCTTTCTCCCGCAAGACATTTTCTCGAACCGAATAAAATCTACATTTCCTAACCTACATGTTGTAAAATTCTCTATTCTTCCTAGCAGAACTTTCACGAcatgaatttatatttgaagTTATCTCCCTAATTAAACCTGAAATGTCCTTATGGAGCTTAGTTTtactaaaattgattttcagctgcttaaacttttctataatcaaatattaatttattaactcGCTCAAGATTTTCTTTTCACTCTTGAGGttctttcttattatttttcatttctgcCATTTCTTGGAATTTCGTAGTCATAGGAAGAGCTTTAAGAACTTTTTCGACCGACGACAACAATGCCATATAAGGCTACTAATTTGAGAATATTAATCAGCAGTTACACCGCAACTATTTCCACTTTGTGCTAGAAAAGTTAACTTCCTATTTCGACTGAGTTTTacccatttttttgaaattaaatttccttttggaaatgaaaatgaattaacTAACTGCAATAGTCTTGTGCATGGTACCAATCAACCTATGCGCTGACGTGTCAATCCTTGGAATTTTCCCATGCTCAAGTTCTTCCATCCCTACTAACAAAAGACAAATCACTACATTAgagaagtttgaaaaaatattggaaatatggaaatattgtCTTGATAACCTAGTTGAGAAATTAAGCCAAATTTTGCAGAAAAATGCTTCCTCTGATTATTCTTTATCTTGAAATGTGGCGATGaatatatcatattattttgaaaacatcttGTATATGGTTCCACGTTAACAGTGCTCCTTATATATCgttgtttaattaataaaatgtttgttaCAGGTCCAGTTTCGAGTATACTTTCAGTAAGATATTCTTACAGATTAGTAACAATTCTAGGAGGTATTTGTGCTGCTGGAGGAATGATACTAAGTTTTTGGGCCAGCTctgtatattttctttatgCAAGCTATGGCGTTTTAGTAGGAATTGGTGCAGGACTGTCATTTCCACCAACTGTTTATATAGTCTGCAGTTACTTTCTCAAATTGAGAGGAGTAGCTAATGGAATATGTATTTCTGGATCTGCATTTGGATCGATTATAATTCCTCCTATACTTCGCATATTGCTAGTTACATACGGATACAGAGGTGCTGTGCTACTCATGGGCGGACTTACTTTGAACGTTTTTGTAGCTGCATTGTTTTATGATAGAGTAGAAAAGCACATGAAAAAAGAACAAGTTACTTCAGATgaagaaaatgaggaaaaaagaGCCAAGTTTACTATAAGTAATAACGAGAGTTTAACATCTCTCCACAATACACCTCAAAACGATTCATTTTTGGAGCACATAGAAAAGACAACCGACAATTTTAATCGCAGCGCATCAAGTGTAGCTATGCAAAACATACAACCTCAACAAAGAGAAAGAAAGGTGAGCATGCCTCAAAGTCGACAAGAAATACTCAAAGCAAAAGCTAAAGAAAGTATGTACAGTAGTTCCACACTACATCCTGTATCAGAGAAAGGTAATAGTACAGCGATGGATTTTTACTCTCAAACTCGTCTTCCAAGTAGTAGGCGTAGATCTATCGCCCCTCGCAGAAGTACTTCAACTAGCTCTTTCCAATATGTTAGTACTCCTTATCACGGAAGTACTTTAACCTTACAGCCCGAAATTTTTGCAAGTTCTTTTAGCTTACGTTCCAATAAATCCAAAACTATTCTTGAAGAAGAGGTTCAAAAGCCCAAGTTACTAGATTTAAGTCTTCTCAAAGAtcctatttatttaattattttaatttccaaTGCGACAAATGCTATCAGTTATACTAACTTCATTATATTGCTTCCATCTTATGCCAAATCTTTAGGTTTTGACAAAGACCAAGGTGCTATGCTGCTATCAATAGTATCGGCATTTGATTTAGTTGGTCGAATAGGTGGTTCGGCTTTATCTGATTTAACTTCATTTCCTAAATGTTACTATTTTGTCGGTGGACTTTTATTATCTGGCATTTCCCTAAGTTTATTGCCACTTTTTATCAACTATTGGATAATTGCAGCCTTTTCTGCTATTTTTGGTCTAGCATCTGGTACATACGTGGGTATTACAGCTATTGTGATGGCTGATATGCTAGGATCAGAAAGATTGCAGTCAACTTATGGTATGGGGCTGTTTGTCAACGGTATTTTGCAATTAATAGGTCCCCCGTTATGTGGATTGTGGTACTCTCAAGTTAATTCATTTGTATCACTTTTCATTTGTCTAGGCATTGCTCTAACTGCTGGTGCAAGTTTATGGAGTATTATTCCTTgtattggagaaaaaaaataatgacattACAATTATGAATACTCAAACTGCTCTGTTAAATTCCATAGTACAATTGaatccatttattttaatacttatttgtacttattttagattttattattaaggATTGGAATTATGATggcatttttatattatttatgttatcgTAACTTAAGGGGtgtattttaaaactatttttcatcGTTAGTTGttgtcatattttaatatacaaaaaagatgcaactttaaattcaaattattcacagtTTCAATGCAATTTATAAGGTAACATTACAAAGTTTGCCTAAATTGTTAGTTCTTTTCTATCATTAATAGCTTTCTTATTAataactttcttcttcttcttcttcttcttcttatacAACGTAATAAAAaagctatgaaaaaatataaacaattcaaataaaatatcttataaattGCAAAGTAACTGTGATTAATTCGAATTTAGTGTTGCTTATTTTTTGGGTTTTAAAATGTgacatttgaaaaaacataattgTATGGTTAAACCCAGATTTCCTTTTGATATTCATCtattaattgatataataatacaaGTTGTTAATGTtagattatattttgataaagaccgaaattaggtcgaaacgtcaaagataatttctataaaaatacaaatacattaTACAAGACCATTTACTTACGAACATATGCATATAGAACTAGAATATTGGAGATTGCAGCAAATTTGAAACTGATAACTCTTTAAAAAGAGTTTATCGATTCAATATGAATGAATGacgaatatttaattattcgaagcctcggaatatatattaaaaagagcACACCTTGGTGTTTtatttgccacaatcccacaacataagcgtttatatatatatgtatatatatatatatatatatatatatatatatatatatatatatttattttattatttcttacacctttttttaattgataaagattaataaaaaattgacgtttcgacttaactcagtccttatcaaaatatgatattgacactgacaatttgcgtatttatattaaattaatacatcattaacatcaaaataagaataaaatcaaaataagaaatttgtcctaataagaaaaattaatttttcctcagtccTTACATATCAGATATGTAGCagtatttaatcaatttaattatttgtagttttattagaatttacaaaatcaaattttaaattttacttaaattatttaggtcctTTTTATCCTTTATAGTTTTTCGGTaatacatatggtaaggaaaaatgtttctgttattttttcaattgattttactagttgtgacgctgtctacatagggcagacctctcagtatttagaaagtagactaaaaggtcatcaatacgataaaaaaatagaactgcatcaacgaaccatgaaataccaaaaaaacgtaaattcaattataaagattcaaaaattcttggaacggaatctaataaaggtaaaagagaatttttagaaatggttcacgttcataagaacgaaaaactataaatgataaaaaaaatctaaataatttaagtaaaatttaaagctctattttgtaaattctaataaaactacaaataattcaattgattaaatactgctacatatttgagatgtaaggactgaggaaaaattaatttttaataatagaataaatttctattttgattttattcctattttgatgttcatgatgtagtcgatctttgatttaatataaataagcaaattgtcagtgtcaatatcatattttgataaaatctgaagttaagtcgaaacgtcaattttttatcaatctttatCAATATGTCAATTAAACAAACTAatattgaaacagaagagaccgaaaatcaagaacatttagaagtattaatattacaaaatgtataagaaataaggaattaataaattcttgattttatgttattaattaaaatttcgttcaagcatataatattgacgtttcaactactttcagtctttatcaaaatatgatttggaATGGCAATTTGCgcatttatattgatcaatagatcaatatcaaaataaaaatataatagaaatcgGTTCAAACTTGTTTtcacatctcaaaaatatgtagcagacatctatcaaattattagtagttgcattaaaatttatgaaatagaactatgaattttatttaaattatttgatctttttgattccgtttcaagaatttttgaatctttataattaaatgtatgtttctttgatatttcgtggttcgttaatgtagttttattttttattacattgaTAACCTTAcggtctattttctaaatactgagatgtctgacCTATGTAGACAGGACATaacacaagaaaaaatattttttcttgttaaaacagatttctattttgattcgatttttatttccatattcatGATATAGGTGATCTATTATTGTGAATGCGCAAATTTTcagtg is from Diorhabda carinulata isolate Delta chromosome 1, icDioCari1.1, whole genome shotgun sequence and encodes:
- the LOC130903390 gene encoding monocarboxylate transporter 13 isoform X2 produces the protein MWRRSVILLEHKKNDKNMVKWKLVPPDGGWGWLVLFGATMVNILVPGTIKSFGVLFVEFLEAFDSTTAEGMWIPALCYFLYSSLGPVSSILSVRYSYRLVTILGGICAAGGMILSFWASSVYFLYASYGVLVGIGAGLSFPPTVYIVCSYFLKLRGVANGICISGSAFGSIIIPPILRILLVTYGYRGAVLLMGGLTLNVFVAALFYDRVEKHMKKEQVTSDEENEEKRAKFTISNNESLTSLHNTPQNDSFLEHIEKTTDNFNRSASSVAMQNIQPQQRERKVSMPQSRQEILKAKAKESMYSSSTLHPVSEKGNSTAMDFYSQTRLPSSRRRSIAPRRSTSTSSFQYVSTPYHGSTLTLQPEIFASSFSLRSNKSKTILEEEVQKPKLLDLSLLKDPIYLIILISNATNAISYTNFIILLPSYAKSLGFDKDQGAMLLSIVSAFDLVGRIGGSALSDLTSFPKCYYFVGGLLLSGISLSLLPLFINYWIIAAFSAIFGLASGTYVGITAIVMADMLGSERLQSTYGMGLFVNGILQLIGPPLCGLWYSQVNSFVSLFICLGIALTAGASLWSIIPCIGEKK
- the LOC130903390 gene encoding monocarboxylate transporter 13 isoform X1, producing MPTRSEYSEREACEPLVIKTGSLSTTKIEDSICKPIDNVRRNKSVILLEHKKNDKNMVKWKLVPPDGGWGWLVLFGATMVNILVPGTIKSFGVLFVEFLEAFDSTTAEGMWIPALCYFLYSSLGPVSSILSVRYSYRLVTILGGICAAGGMILSFWASSVYFLYASYGVLVGIGAGLSFPPTVYIVCSYFLKLRGVANGICISGSAFGSIIIPPILRILLVTYGYRGAVLLMGGLTLNVFVAALFYDRVEKHMKKEQVTSDEENEEKRAKFTISNNESLTSLHNTPQNDSFLEHIEKTTDNFNRSASSVAMQNIQPQQRERKVSMPQSRQEILKAKAKESMYSSSTLHPVSEKGNSTAMDFYSQTRLPSSRRRSIAPRRSTSTSSFQYVSTPYHGSTLTLQPEIFASSFSLRSNKSKTILEEEVQKPKLLDLSLLKDPIYLIILISNATNAISYTNFIILLPSYAKSLGFDKDQGAMLLSIVSAFDLVGRIGGSALSDLTSFPKCYYFVGGLLLSGISLSLLPLFINYWIIAAFSAIFGLASGTYVGITAIVMADMLGSERLQSTYGMGLFVNGILQLIGPPLCGLWYSQVNSFVSLFICLGIALTAGASLWSIIPCIGEKK